The following nucleotide sequence is from Hevea brasiliensis isolate MT/VB/25A 57/8 chromosome 7, ASM3005281v1, whole genome shotgun sequence.
TCGTTAAACAGTTACAACATGCATTTCCGATTCTTTGTGCAATGGATACAACCCAAAAAAGCAATTTACACCCTTGAACAGGTTATAAATCATTGGCATTTGATGCAACTTACTGCTGAATCTGATGAAATCAGTATAAATCAGTTTCTGCACCTAAAACATTACAAATTCTTAAAAGCTGACCCAAAGCTTGATTTGCTTGAAGTTAAGCTTACCATGAGACACAAGTGCAGTCTTTCCACGGCAGCATATATGGAAAGCTGTCAGAAATGCTGATGCAGACGAACTCCCTATGACAATCAAAGTTATTACAAAGTAAATTTGCATAAAGATTTAGCAATGAAGAACGTACATGAATAAAAGCATACATGAATTTGCATTGCAGTGGACAAATAAGGAACCTGCTTATAAATTAGCTGTTAATTATCAACAAAGACAATTACCTTTCCTCTCAGAATATCCAACTCTTATATTGTTTGCCTCAAGCATCCTCGAGACTTCCTTGCCAGATTCAGAAGCTCTAAAGAATCGATGTTCTATATCCTTTATGCTTGACAGAAAATCTTTAGCCCTATGGGTAATGAACTCCGATGGATCTTCTCTCTCTGCAGATAAATCTTTCATggccatttctttttctttctttgaaCCTGACCGCTCAAGAGTTAAACCATTGGCATTTTGGGCCATTTCCACCTGCCCCCCTTGAATATCCATTGGTTTTCTAGTAGAACCTTCAACTCCCATCAATCTACCTGAATGAGCATTACTATCTACTCTTATAACATAACTGCCATTTCGTGTTGCAGAGTTACCTGAGGTTTCTAAATCCTTTTTCTTCAGTCCAGGCCCTATAATTCCTTCATGTCCTTTACCATGTCCCTCTAAACTAACTTTCGTCCATTTCCCCTTTGCATCTACTATATTATGGTCAATGCCAACCCTTTCGCCCCTAAATTCGTTCAATCCTCTAGCATCATCAAAATCCGCATCCAATTCATTTTCCCTCACAAATCTAAAACTTTCACAATTATTACTAGGATCAAAATAATCCCAAGAACCACCCGACTCAAAAGGAGGTGGTGGCGGTGGCATTGGCATGCAAAATGATTCATCCTCAACAAAACCATCAGTACTATTATTCAAATTAATCTTGACAGTCACTGGATTAGTAGCACCCCTAACTCTCATGTAACTTATATTAATCACTGGGGGTGAAATGGGGCTTTCATTATGCAAGGGTGAATCCGAAGCCTCTGGAAcgtgagagggagagggagaggggtATGAAGAGTGTGATGGAGTCTTGTAAAGTTCAGTGGCTGAGGTTGTTGATAGagaagattccatcaaaatctcTGCTTCGGCATATCGCCGGAGAGCTATGCCAATGTTTTTCAAAGAGTTAATATAAGAGACATGAGATGCAGCGAGACTGTACCTTGAATCAATTGCTTGCTTTATGAATCTCCTGCGTTCTTTGCATAGGCGCAAAGCTTCATTTCTGTCTGCTTTGGAGCTCGCAGAACCCATATTTTAGAGAAGAAAGGAAAACCCAGTTCATGAAATAAACTTCATTTTTTAGTATCTAAACAGAATATCTTAGAATGATGAAGACcttgaaaaatcaaaatttttcagTAGAAATTGCACGAACCGGTAATGTAGACCAACCGCATTTTCCTGATGTCCAAAGAGAAATATCCTTAAAAGACCCAAAGAAAACAACTGAACATAACAGCTTGAACGACCAAACTTTTCACTACAAATTTAACACCCCATTTTATGGAGCAAACTTTGGCCTTGGGAATCTGTAAAAGAAATACTTGGAAACAGTAATAAAAACCCACAACTTCAACGCTAGCAAAACGAAGGAAATGATAATAAAGAAAAGGCAAAACCTTTTCTCCTTCAAAATCCAACTTTAGATTAGAACAGAGCAAGACAGAGCAACCTTTTTCCAGCCACAGGAGATGATGTGTTCTACAAGAAATGAGAAACCCACTTGGAGAAAGCTTTTATTATAGGATTGGGACAAGACATAGAGAGTGAAAATCGAAAACGAAGTACAAATGGTTGGACTTTTCTTTCAGGTTAGAACAGAGCACAGAAGAAAGCTAAAAGGCTCAGTGGGAGCAGTTGTTTTCAGAGGAAGAAGGTAACATTAAACAGCAAAGAGTAGTTGGGAAGTCATAAAATCAAAGCCATTAACGGAAACCTGAAAGATTGAAAGCAATGAATGTGAGGCCTGAGATGCATCACTCTTCAGGCTCCAAAAGCAAAGATTTTGCAgaagcagagagagagagagagagtgcgaGAAAagtagcagcagcagcagcaacgaAGCAAAACAGAAGAAATGATAAAAATGAAAGAAAGGAATCTGCAATTGTGCAACAGCTACTGCAAAGAAGAAGATTGCCTCGTTTTGTGTGCGTGATTGTTTTTCTGTGATATCtacattcataaaaaaaaaaaagtaaaaaaatggaAATCAGCTTCAGGGGACTTTGCAGTGAAAGAAAATGTCGCTTTAATTTGTTTGATATAtgatactaaattaaattaaattaaattaaattaaatgaaaaagacTTATTTTAGCCCTAAAGTCTTATAAATCTTTgtctaaataaatttttaaatttttaaaaatatcaaataaatttttaactttttaaaatatatcaaataaagacttttattattttttaacaaaTAAACATTTTAactcttaaaaattaattaaaaaaaattaaattatgatttatttttaataataaattcagataaaattttttaattcttaagtctcatcattttatgtatttaatttataacatttcaatagaTGAGCAGCTAAAAAAAATTTGTGTATGACTAGGTAATTATTATACATAATCATTTAATTTTATgagttttttataaaaattattaaattttaatttttttataaaattaattaaattttaatttaattttataaaagttattataattaaaaattaaagattattttattaatttattaattattttataaataaagttactgataaaaaaaagagaaaaggaaataaTTTAATGATGAGAAAAGTAATTGGATgtgttttattatttattttttttttaaaaattaataaaataaaataattttattcataaaataattaataagtcagcaaattaattgaaaatttttaattttttgttataataatttttataaaattaaattaaaatttaataaattttataaaaaaaataaaatttagttatttttataaaaatatttataaaattaaataattacgtgTGATATTTATCATCAGATTACAAATTAACTACGTAAAATTTTTTATGGAGATACCATGAATTAGAAAATCTTGTCTTAGAgtcaattataatttaatttttaatatatttttaaatgttaaaaaaCTTCTTCAACCTAAAAACTTATTtatctaattttaaaaattttaaaaacttatttaatattttttaaaatgttaaAGCTCTAATTTATCAAAATACTTTATGAATTTAtagcataaattaaaaaaaaaaaatctaaatagcTTTTGgcctaaattaaatttttataattgctTTAAAATAATTATGCTATCGCGTCTCTAGTATGTGATAGCTTGATAGGGTAGTGGAGAAGAGAAATGGTGAGAGCCTGATCGCACTGAACAAGAAATTGTATAAATTGACGCAATTGCCCCTATGTTTTCCCGAGGGAGGGACTCTCTAACGGCTCCTTAAAATCCGGGTTTTTGGGGAATAGCgagctcttttttcttttttcttttcttttatatattattttctaaaagaattagctaaaaatatatttatattatctcAAGTAACTTTTTCTTTACTAATATgagataatttaattttttttaattaaaatgtattattattttaaacatattaaaatttaaatcttaattttaattttttatattaaagttaataatttatttatggtGCACTTAATTATCAAGAAAATAGTAATGTTAaagaaatttaattgttaaactttatattaatctaattatttattatttgtatttatttttatctgttatatttaaattttatataataattaattaaataattaaataattttattttataaaaattaattaaattattatttatctcatttaaatattatataaatatttattatagtatttaattaaaataaagaataaaattagaaaaaaataattaatattttttaatttttaaactatgatagataattttttaaaaaaaattacagataAAAATGAATGAAGATTAAAGAAtattgagtttatttgaatgcaaTGTGGAGGTAGAAAAGGAAGGTTAATGGGGAGGGGGATGTCTGCAGTGGAGAAGTGTGTTGGATTTTTGAGGAATAGGGACAGTGGAGGAGATGTTGTGGGCCAAtggtttttttaatatttttattatatttaattggtGGTTTTTTCAAGTAAATTTATTGGTTCTTTATGTGAAAGAGTCAAAAAGATGGGATGGGATGGGATGGGTTGGGTTGGGTTCTTTTGCAGTTGCAAGAAGCCAAAGAAAACAAATGTAAAAAATTAtagggaaaatgaaaaagaagacaaATGTTATGCATGCATGTGATGTGATCTGTATACGCACGCAGTGAGGCTAAAGGAACAATAATGGTTTTTGGACTAACGCTTGTTTGGTCTGAGGAAGTATATTAAAAAGTatacaaaatttttttatttaatttgtattattaaataattttaaaaaattattttattattttaatttttttatgattaaattaattaatatatttaaaaatatatttttttcttaataataatataaataacaaTACTAAATATACCTTAACTTTTACCTGATGAAaagaaatatataattttttagtaggaaaaaaaattgtgattttaactGAGTTTTAATTTagattattttaaattgtaaattataCACCCTATTTGAAATCtagaaattttatacaaatttaattaattttttcatcaATTGATAAACTCCCAATAAAAttatttctattttctttttttttctattatatgGTTAATCATCTTTACCAAAAGGAGGAAAAGAAACAATCaaatttcttttctcatttgGCCTTTAATTATACCCTCGTTCCAAGGATGCCAAAGCAGTCTTTTCTTTCGTTTTCAATCTTGCTCAATTAAAGGACCTAATACTATTACTTTGGAGCCTAACCTTTTAATTTTCCTTTGCTCactatttcttttttcttttcttgccaTTCAAGAACAAATATTCttgctttttttttaaaaaaaaaaaaaaagcaccacATGGGTCATCAAGATTGAACAATAATTTCTTCCTCCACATGTGCATCATCATtactattttctttaataataatcTTGCTTGTGAAAAACAAAAACTCGTTTGAATCATGGTTATCATTTAACATATTATTGTTTTGAGTTAATCAGAGATGGCTTTAATGGGGGAAAATTTAGACAGCTAGTTAGAAAGTAAATAGACATTATAGACTTATGATGACAAAGCTATTGGAGTTTTCACATTATGAATGCATTTTATAATTGATTCTTTTATCATTAATTATTCACCAAATAATGGGGTTTGCTTGATGGGTTATTGGGTTgggtcttcttcttcttatcaGGTTCTGAGTGCAGGCAGCAGGTTCATTGGCCATTGCAAAACCTTTCTTGGGGTTTTACATCAAATGTACACAGTGTAGTCCTTTTTATCTATTTGCCATATATTGATAATTTGCCTGTAGAAACAAAAACAATTAGCAAAAAAATGTTTTtcaagtgaaaaaaaaaagaaaaaagtacgTGTGGTGATTTCTCCTCCCTCCCCCactacatattaaaaaaaaagaaactaatGAAATACACACTACTTGGTTGGTTTTCATTACAGCCCATAAAAGCTTTGCCTTTGAAGCTTGAATTCATCATATTCCACCATCCTGGGAGCAGCACATGAGTAACCCTTTCTGAACTTGCTGTTGTTTCTGTTCTTTGCTTCCACCTCCACTGCAAACACAGCGCAAACCGGTCTGTGGTCGGAGAATCTTGATTCTACCCGAATATACGACAACTGATCAATGCCATTACCACGCCATAATATCCTGTCACACCTGAAAATTTTGAGCTTAATTAACAAAGTCAATCACTTCTGCAAGCTCCTTCCACGTATGCTTCATTATACTCCATAAAAGAAAGAATATATTACATATGTACCATGCTGGGGTTCTGCGTTTCTTCTTGGATTTTCCAGTTTCTCCAGCATAAGAATCTGAATTATGGGAGTATTTATAAGTGGGAGCAAACAAAATCCTTCCTTCAGTGAACCCGTTAAATACCCTCCCTGCTTCTCTCTCCATATTCAACTGCAGTTAGCAATTAATGTTAAAGCAAGTCAGCCTTGTGAAATATAAGATGAAAGCAACAAACCTGGTCTCTGTGAAGTCTGTAAACAATGAAAGCAACAAACCTGGTCTTTTTCTAGCAAGGTGTCCCAGTCATTATCCTCCAACAGTACCTTTGTTTCCTCATAGCTTAAAGATACTCGATAATTTAAGTCTCCAAGCCAAATTATCCGGCtgcaacatttaattttttttctcagtGAAAAGATTAGATACACACCTCTTTGTGCGAGGAATTTTAGCTAAAAATGTTAATGAGTAACACATACTCATGGTCAATTATTCTTTCTGGGGCACGAGGATTTTGATTCTTGCAAATCTTGGGGAATTGTGTGCTCTTGAGGATTTCAGCTACATCAGCATTTCTTTTGAGTTCATCCCCTTCCTTCTCCCCAGAAGCCAAGTGACAACAGATGAAGCAAAGGCTCGTTCTATGCAAAGACAAGCTTATTGATATACACCCCTGCAATATGATCAATCAAATTAAGCATGCACTAAGATCCAACGCTCGTCATGATTATTACAACTGATAATTATCTTCCAGGTTAGATCTCTCCAGTACTGTCAGGATTTGATAAATTGTCAGGAACCAATttgattcaataatttttttttggttACCAAAGACAACATGCAATCATTCAGCTAACCTACCTTGTTGCCAAGACAACCCATTATTCCTCTTCCTACAGAAGAGACTCTGAGATGGCCAATGTGAGGCACCAACTCCTTTCTAGCCCACACTGAAAGGAAAATACCAACCATTTGCTTGCTTGCTATAAGGCTGTAAGTTTGTGTGGGTGAGTTAGGCATATCAACTGTATAA
It contains:
- the LOC110663447 gene encoding protein ALTERED PHOSPHATE STARVATION RESPONSE 1 isoform X1; protein product: MGSASSKADRNEALRLCKERRRFIKQAIDSRYSLAASHVSYINSLKNIGIALRRYAEAEILMESSLSTTSATELYKTPSHSSYPSPSPSHVPEASDSPLHNESPISPPVINISYMRVRGATNPVTVKINLNNSTDGFVEDESFCMPMPPPPPPFESGGSWDYFDPSNNCESFRFVRENELDADFDDARGLNEFRGERVGIDHNIVDAKGKWTKVSLEGHGKGHEGIIGPGLKKKDLETSGNSATRNGSYVIRVDSNAHSGRLMGVEGSTRKPMDIQGGQVEMAQNANGLTLERSGSKKEKEMAMKDLSAEREDPSEFITHRAKDFLSSIKDIEHRFFRASESGKEVSRMLEANNIRVGYSERKGSSSASAFLTAFHICCRGKTALVSHEPAEHVTKVITWKRTASSRSSSSRNPLAVATRDDISDSGSDFVEEFCMIAGSHSSTLDRLYAWERKLYDEVKASESIRKDYDQKCDQLRHQFAKDHSAQVIDKTRAVVKDLHSRIIVAIHSVDTISKRIEKMRDEELQPQLLELIQGLIRMWKAMLECHHAQYITISLAYHSRNTTGTPQGDTRRQIVAQLVEEIECFGLSFANWVNSHASYVEALNGWLQNCILQPQERSKSRKPFSPRRALAPPIFVLCRDWSAGIKALPSEELGNAIKTFISDLCHLMEQQVEQLPNKENLIDENNGESGSKDDEKNDEAASSLSCIQASLTKVLDRLNKFSEASLKMYEDIRQKSEAAQIAYLNCRPVRY
- the LOC110663447 gene encoding protein ALTERED PHOSPHATE STARVATION RESPONSE 1 isoform X2, coding for MGSASSKADRNEALRLCKERRRFIKQAIDSRYSLAASHVSYINSLKNIGIALRRYAEAEILMESSLSTTSATELYKTPSHSSYPSPSPSHVPEASDSPLHNESPISPPVINISYMRVRGATNPVTVKINLNNSTDGFVEDESFCMPMPPPPPPFESGGSWDYFDPSNNCESFRFVRENELDADFDDARGLNEFRGERVGIDHNIVDAKGKWTKVSLEGHGKGHEGIIGPGLKKKDLETSGNSATRNGSYVIRVDSNAHSGRLMGVEGSTRKPMDIQGGQVEMAQNANGLTLERSGSKKEKEMAMKDLSAEREDPSEFITHRAKDFLSSIKDIEHRFFRASESGKEVSRMLEANNIRVGYSERKGSSSASAFLTAFHICCRGKTALVSHEHVTKVITWKRTASSRSSSSRNPLAVATRDDISDSGSDFVEEFCMIAGSHSSTLDRLYAWERKLYDEVKASESIRKDYDQKCDQLRHQFAKDHSAQVIDKTRAVVKDLHSRIIVAIHSVDTISKRIEKMRDEELQPQLLELIQGLIRMWKAMLECHHAQYITISLAYHSRNTTGTPQGDTRRQIVAQLVEEIECFGLSFANWVNSHASYVEALNGWLQNCILQPQERSKSRKPFSPRRALAPPIFVLCRDWSAGIKALPSEELGNAIKTFISDLCHLMEQQVEQLPNKENLIDENNGESGSKDDEKNDEAASSLSCIQASLTKVLDRLNKFSEASLKMYEDIRQKSEAAQIAYLNCRPVRY